The Kiritimatiellaceae bacterium genome includes the window TCGCTGTCCGGCCCTTCTTCGATCAATGGACGCACCTTTTGCGGAATCAGCCCCAGCACGGGAAGCTCAATCCAACGCTCAACATCGTCCGCCGTTTTAATTGATGTATCGAGATATTCAATAAAGTAAGCCAGACCGATACCGGAACCCAGACCGATAAAAATACTTAACAGCACATTCATAATAAGATTCGGACTGACCGGGCGGGTTGATTCTTCAGCCGAATCAACAATTTCAACCGGTGTGCGGGGAACCTTCAGCGTGATTCCCTCCTGAGCAATGCGTGATTTGAGCGCAGTCATAATGGACCGCTGAATGTCGAACTCCTGCTGGGCTTTGTTGAAAGGCACAAACTTATCCCGCTGAGAGTCCTGATCACTCGACTTAACGCCGCGCAACTCTTCTTCCAATGCTTCAAATTTCGATTTGGCGACAATGTACTGCGCCTGAGTTCCTTTTTTAATTCCCCCCAGCGCACGCTGTAGTTTTACTATCAGTTCGTCACGGGCTGCCTGCGTCTTTTTCACCTCGGGATAATTGGCCCCGTAGGTTTCAAGCATCGAGGTCAGTGCTACATCATAGTCCTTGATCTGGGAGCGCATGGCTTCAACAAAAGGATCCTGTGTAAGATAGGCAGACGCTGTCCGCAGATCTTCATCGCTCATGGCATCCAGCTGCTCAAAGCGGGCCTTTGCCACCAGCATTTCAACGCGGGCGGCAATACGATCACCTTCCAGTTGCTGTAAACGAAGTTTTTCGACGCTGTTTTCACTTTGCCCGGCGTAGGATCCGGGCAGAACAGTAATATCAAGTTCCTGACGGAGCTGTTCAACGCGCTGCTGAGCCAAATCAACTTTTTCCTGCTGCTTCTCGAGCTCGCGCGAAAGAGCGTCCATTGCGCGCGTCATTTCTTTGTATTTGAGATCCAGACGAATGTCCCGATAGACATCAGCCAGCTCATTGGCAATCCGTGCGGCCTCTTTCGGATCCTGACGTTTAGCCGTTAGAGAAATCAGGTTCGTATCGCGATACTGGCTCACATCCAGACTCGAAAGGAGGATTTTATAAGCCAGCTCCTTCTGAATTTTTTCGCCGTTCTTCCCCCAGATTTCCTGCAGGTTAAGCCGGTTGATTACTTCATAAAGAATCGGTTTTGACTGAATAATTTCAAACTGCGTGCGGAGAAAATAGGGATCATATCCTCTCGCGCCACTCATCGCCGGATTGAAAGGATCGATGTCAACGCTGTCATTATTAACCTGAATGCGGGACTGCGCGGCATAAATTTTCGGCAGAGTGAATGTGTAGGCTGTCCCGGTAATCACCACCAGGAAAAGGACAGCCAGAACAATCTCCTTACGGGAACGGATGACCCGCCAGTAATCCAGAAAATGCAATGCGGTTTCTTTCTTCTGATTTTCACTCATTAGTAAGCCCTCTTTTAAATAATGATGGTGAGGCGGCTAACCTCACCATAGTTTGGAATCTCCATCAGGCAGATTTCTAATTCAGTTCAACGCGCCAACCGACATCCATTCTGTTTTCAGTCCAGTCGCCGTCGGCATCGCTGCTTTTCTCACTGTGCTTCACACCTGCTTCAAGGAAATGCATCCGGTTCAACTTATAGGTCAGGCGGAGTTCCGCATCCATGCGATCCTCGGTTTTTTCTGCCTTACTGCCAGTCGTATTATCCTGTGCATCATACTTTGTATTTGCAAAACGAACCGTGGCTTTCGCCATCAACTTGGCAGTGAGATCGTGTTGTGCTCCGAAAGCTAATTCCGTCGTATCCTGCCCGCCATACCCAGTATCATCAGATGCTTTATGACTGAGAGCCAAATCACCCGTCAGCCGCGTTCTAGGTGATGGACTGTAAACCAATCCCATTCTCAGTATCGGGTTCAGCTGAGAATTGTTGTCGACTTTGTTCGTTACAAAAGTCGACGAGTTTGTCGGATTCCCGAACCCCGATATTGAATCAGAGAAGTTTGGTGTAACATTGGCCACACCAACCTCCACACTCCCCTGCCACTGCTGGTTAAAGGTGTGATTCAGTCCGACAGATATATCTGTTTGATCATAAGACGCGCTGTCACCCAGATATGTAACGGAATTGGTATAAATGCCATTGGTAACACTCGTAGAATTTTTCGGGCGATTGTCATAGGTGACGTTGCTCTGACGCAGATTAAGGGTCGCATAGGTGCGTTGCGGACTAAGCTCCCGGCTCCACGATGCCCCGGCTCCGACGGTTGTCGTATCGTTCTCATTAATTGCCTCGTCGTGCCGCAGAATGTCATGACTCAACGATCCGCTTAGCCGGTCTTTTCCGGTCAGCACATAGTCAGCAGAGCCTTCGATTCTGTTATTAAAATAATTGTAGCGTGCGTTCTTGTCGGATTGATGCACATCACTCCCGGATTTTTCACCGCTGCGATAGTATTCGGAAAGACGTAATAGCAAACGCGGGGAAACAGAGTGATTCAGCATCATATACAGATTGGGATAAAAATCGCTTCCGCTGCTATCATCCAGAAGTGTGAGCTGTGATTTAACCATCACATCCGTGCGATCTGACAGCGCCGCACGAAACGAAAGATCGATGATATCCGTTACAAACGATCCAGCCTCTTTAGTAGAAGTGGAACGATATAGATTATCGCTATAACCAACCCGCACGGTATTAACCACTTTGAACGGACGTTCACCCGCCGCGAATATCTGCCCCGCAATAAGCCCGATCAGAACCGGCATCCAAACTTTTCCTCTGCTCATATGGCCCTTTCCGACAAATGGTTCACTAAAATAAGCACAAATTAACTCTATCAGACCGGTTTACTAAATTGGCGTGGCCGGAGAGCTGATGACTTCACCACCTGTTAAACTTCCCCAGGTAAACGGATTGTCGGGATCAATTACGATTTGCGTCGTTGGTGTGTCAATCGGGTAGCTCCCGCCGCCGAGCTCTTTATTTCCACCGCCCAAAGAATCACCGCCACTACCACCCATATCCGCACCTCCGCTGGCAGCCCCGTCTCCACCGCCGGTCATCAGCATTTCGACCGCGGCGACAGTAACTGCTGTCAGCGACTCATAGCTGGCGAACGCATTACTGTTATTGATAGCGGCCTTGCTCGCCGCGAGATTTTCGGTCCCGCCAGCCATCATCACAGCCACGATCGCATAGCGAATGGCCGACTCATTTCCGGTGGCTGCGGCTTCATTTAAAATGGCAATCAACTGCTGCTGAATAACGGCCGGATCGGTGTTGTTGGCGTAAACTGCCCGTGCCGCCGTCAGAACCGCCTGACCGACCGCCGGAGCACCCTGCGATCCCGCCGCAAGTGCTTGCAATCCAAGATCAGCAAACGCCGACGATGTCAAAAGTCCAATGACTGCGATAAGAGCAAAAAACAAACTGGTTGCATTTCTTTTCATTTCCGAATCTCCTTTTGATCCGCCGGACTATCTCTTGAAAAACTTCCTGACCTCCGGAAGATTTCCTTCCGCTGTACATCGGACAAACCCGTTCCAAATAGGGTTTAAATCTATATCATTCAACAGACAGTAGTCAACCCACGTTTCTGCTTCTAACGGTTTTTTAATACGGCCATTTACAACTTCTGCCTCGCCTGAAAACAGTAGCATGGACTGTCCAACGGCTCTTGCCAAATCTTCTCTCGTAACCGCTTTGTTCGGATCCACCAGATCAAACAATGAAAAGGATACCCCCTTGCCGTTTAAAAACATTGCACATCGTTCCAGTGGAGCATCCCGTTTCACGTAATTCCCGAAATAACCTTTTGCCAGAAGAACCGCCATATCCGCGAAATTCGGCGCAACGGCTCCCGCAATGCCAGCGGTAAAAAGAAGTAAGACCAGAATGTATCTCGCGGTTCTCATATTAAACTGTACCAAAGTTATCGTATTTTCATTTTTTTATCAATCTGAAAACGCAACTCCGCCATTTTGCGCTCCCATTAAATCAAAATTCTGTTAATAACCTCCGGCAGATGAAACAAAACTCCTTCACTATTAAACTCACCGATGAACAGCAGGAAAAACTGGCCGCCCTGCTCCGCGCACCGCACTATACCCCCGTTGAGGTTCCTCACACGCAAATTGCCGTAAACACAGGAACCTGCTGCGTAAATCTCTACAACTCCGGAAAATGTCTCGTTCAGGGCAAAGGTGCCGAAGAGTGGATCACCTTCACCCTTGAACCTGAAGTGCTCGGCGAAGCCCGCCTTGGTTATGACGCAATCCACGACCCTGAAAGTGTTCAGCCTCACATGGGCGTTGACGAGAGCGGCAAAGGCGATTTTTTCGGCCCTATGGTGATCGCCTCGGTTTACACCGATGCCAAAAGCGTTGAAATCCTCAAGGAGCTTGGCGCACGCGACAGTAAAAAAATCACCAGCGACCGCGTTGCCCTGCAACTCGCTTCCGATATCCGGAAAAAGCTCGACGGCAAATACGCCGTCGTCGCCATCGGCCCCGAAGCCTACAACCGCATGTACGCCAAAATCGGCAATGTGAATAAGCTCCTCGCCTGGGGCCACGCCCGCGCCATCGAAAACCTGCTCGAAAAAGTGCCCGACTGCCCGCGCGCCCTTTCCGATAAATTTGCATCGACCGTCCTGATTGAGCGCGCGCTGATGGAAAAAGGTAAAAAAATTAAAATGGATCAGCGCACCAAAGCGGAGTCCGATCCCGCCGTTGCCGCCGCCTCCATTCTGGCCCGCGCCGGATTTTTGATGGCACTGCGCAAAATGGAAAAAGATTTCGGCATTGAAACCGTACCGAAAGGCTGCTCCGCTAAAGTTAAGCAGATTGCGGCTGAACTGATCGCCAACAAAGGCCCCGGCATTCTGCTGAAAACCTGTAAATGCCATTTCAGGACGACGGAAGAAGTGCTTGGCATGAACGGGTATAAACTCAGCGATCTGCCTGCCGCCAGTTAGCGCAACTGCGACAGTTTGGCGCTAACAATCCGGCAGATGGGACAAAGCGGTCGAATAAATTCCTGACTGA containing:
- a CDS encoding outer membrane beta-barrel protein produces the protein MPVLIGLIAGQIFAAGERPFKVVNTVRVGYSDNLYRSTSTKEAGSFVTDIIDLSFRAALSDRTDVMVKSQLTLLDDSSGSDFYPNLYMMLNHSVSPRLLLRLSEYYRSGEKSGSDVHQSDKNARYNYFNNRIEGSADYVLTGKDRLSGSLSHDILRHDEAINENDTTTVGAGASWSRELSPQRTYATLNLRQSNVTYDNRPKNSTSVTNGIYTNSVTYLGDSASYDQTDISVGLNHTFNQQWQGSVEVGVANVTPNFSDSISGFGNPTNSSTFVTNKVDNNSQLNPILRMGLVYSPSPRTRLTGDLALSHKASDDTGYGGQDTTELAFGAQHDLTAKLMAKATVRFANTKYDAQDNTTGSKAEKTEDRMDAELRLTYKLNRMHFLEAGVKHSEKSSDADGDWTENRMDVGWRVELN
- a CDS encoding polysaccharide biosynthesis tyrosine autokinase; the protein is MSENQKKETALHFLDYWRVIRSRKEIVLAVLFLVVITGTAYTFTLPKIYAAQSRIQVNNDSVDIDPFNPAMSGARGYDPYFLRTQFEIIQSKPILYEVINRLNLQEIWGKNGEKIQKELAYKILLSSLDVSQYRDTNLISLTAKRQDPKEAARIANELADVYRDIRLDLKYKEMTRAMDALSRELEKQQEKVDLAQQRVEQLRQELDITVLPGSYAGQSENSVEKLRLQQLEGDRIAARVEMLVAKARFEQLDAMSDEDLRTASAYLTQDPFVEAMRSQIKDYDVALTSMLETYGANYPEVKKTQAARDELIVKLQRALGGIKKGTQAQYIVAKSKFEALEEELRGVKSSDQDSQRDKFVPFNKAQQEFDIQRSIMTALKSRIAQEGITLKVPRTPVEIVDSAEESTRPVSPNLIMNVLLSIFIGLGSGIGLAYFIEYLDTSIKTADDVERWIELPVLGLIPQKVRPLIEEGPDSEHAEGYRVLRTNMAFTDSGPSRGAFAVLSGGAGEGKSTTAFNLAYVCAQQGEKVLLVDADLRRPVQHTILGVSNRFGLTNVLLRDVPVEETIKTTSVPNLHFLPSGRLPRTSLGVLDPKRISELVHSLKLKYDVIVFDTPPLVGISDSAVIAKEMDGVLLVVQYRKYPRDLIIRAKQMLDTLGVPQVGVVLNNINIMRDDYYYYYHSYYSNYDYYRSQEANPVVSQGAQGQA
- a CDS encoding ribonuclease HIII; the protein is MKQNSFTIKLTDEQQEKLAALLRAPHYTPVEVPHTQIAVNTGTCCVNLYNSGKCLVQGKGAEEWITFTLEPEVLGEARLGYDAIHDPESVQPHMGVDESGKGDFFGPMVIASVYTDAKSVEILKELGARDSKKITSDRVALQLASDIRKKLDGKYAVVAIGPEAYNRMYAKIGNVNKLLAWGHARAIENLLEKVPDCPRALSDKFASTVLIERALMEKGKKIKMDQRTKAESDPAVAAASILARAGFLMALRKMEKDFGIETVPKGCSAKVKQIAAELIANKGPGILLKTCKCHFRTTEEVLGMNGYKLSDLPAAS